CGGGCGGGGCGACCGGGCCTCGACCCCTACGGCGAGGCCGTCCTGCTCGCGAAGAGTCACGACGAGAGCCAGGAACTCTTCGACAGGTATATCTGGGCCGATCCAGAGCCCGTCCGGTCGAAACTCGCCGCAGAGCCCGCCCTGCGAACCCACGTGCTCGCGACCATCGCCTCGGGCTTCGCCCGCACCCGCGGCGGGCTGCTCGAGTTCATGGAAGAAACCCTCTACGCGAGCCAGTCGGCCGAAGCGGGACGACTCGAGACGGTGACCGACGACGTGCTCACCTACCTCGAGGCGAACGACTTTATCGAGTACGAGGCGCGTAGCGCCTCGGACGCTGCGAGCGGGGAGGAACGACCCGCGAGCGGCGCGGAAGAATCCCCCGGCTTCACCTCCGCCGCCGACCTCGCAGAACGCGAGGCGGCTCGTAACGGTGCCGAGCTCCGGGCGACCAGCCTCGGTCACACCGTCTCGCGGCTCTACCTCGATCCGATGAGCGCCGCGGAAATCGTCCACGGCCTCGAGTCCGCCGACGAGCGACCCACCGCGCTCGGGCTCTACCAGTTGCTCTCGCGCACGCCGGACATGTACGAACTCTACCTCCGCTCCGGCGAGGACGAGCAGTTCGGCGAACTCTACTACGAACGGGAGGCCGAGCTACTGGGAGATGCCCCCAGCGAGTTCGAAGACGAGCGCTTCGAGGACTGGCTCGCCGCCCTGAAGACCGGCAAACTGCTCGAGGACTGGGCCGACGAGCACGACGAGGACCGGCTCACCGACCGCTACAAGATCGGCCCCGGCGACCTGCGGGGGAAAGTCGACACCGCCGAGTGGCTGCTCGGCGCGGCGGAGTCGCTCGCCGCCGAGATCGACAGCGAGTGGACCGTCGCGGTGCGGGAAGCCCGCGCCCGCGTCGAACACGGGGTGCGCGAGGAGCTGCTCGAGCTGGTGTCGGTTCGGGGCGTCGGCCGCAAACGCGCCCGCCAGCTGTACGCCGTCGGCCTCGAGACGCCCGCCGACCTCCGGGAAGCCGACAAGGGCGTCGTACTCGCCGCACTGCGGGGAGAGAAGACCGCGGAGAACATCCTCGAGAACGCCGGACGAGACGATCCCTCGATGGAGGGGGTGGAGCCGCGAACGGATCTCGACGGTGCCGAAACCGACGTGGACGGCTCGAGTCCGTCCGGAGCCGAGACGGAGCCGGGCGACGACCAGGAACCGGATGACAGCCAGGCCAGTCTGGGTGACTTCTGATGGAGGCGCTCGAGTGCCGCCTCGTCGTCGGGGACATCGACGCGTTCGTGACCGAACTGGGCGGGGTCGGCGCCGACCACGGCGTGACGGTCCAGGCGGTCGACGCCCGCTACGTCGCCGGCGAGACCCACCTCGAGCGCGCAGTCGAGTTAGCGGACCGCGCCCGCGAGCGCGGGGAGAACGTCGCCCGCGACCGGGCGGTCGAGATCCTGCTGTACGCGGCCGGTCGGCGACAGATCGACCGCGCCCTCGAGATGGGTGTGAGCGAGGGCGAAACGGACGCAGTGGTACTGATCGCCACCGAGGGCGGTGCGGGTGACGAAACCGCAGCGGCGGCCGCCATCGAGTCCCTCGAGTCGTTCGGCGGTCGGATCGACGCGCTCGGACAGGTGGACGAGGAAACCCTGTGTACCTTTTTCGGGATCACCGACGCCGAGCGGGCGGCGACCGACGCGAGCCTCGAGGAACTGGTCTGTGAGCGGGCCGCGCTGCTCGAGGTGGAGAAGTGAGTTTCGAGCGCACCGGCCAGCCCGACTGGGACTGGTGGGGAAACCTCTTTCCGGACCCGCAACGGCTGCTGCGGGACGTCGGCGTGGGGGATGGGACGCGAGTCGCCGACGTCTGCTGCGGCGACGGCTACTTCACGCTCGCTGCCGCCGAGCAGGTCGGCGACGAACCCGTCTACGCGACCGACATCGACCCCGAGATGCTCGGTCGACTCGAGCGACTGGCGGCCGAACGTGGGCTGACGACCGTCGAACCCATCGAGGGCGACGCTCGTAATCTTCCCGAGCTGCTGCCGGAAAACGTCGACGTCGTCCTGCTGGCGAACGTCCTCCACGGCGTTCCCGAGCCCGCCGCGCTGGCCGACGCCGTCCGCGACGTGCTCGCATCCGACGGCCGGTTCGTGGTGATCAACTGGCACGACCTGCCCCGCGAGGAGACGACCGTTCCGCGCGGCGACGACGACGCCCCCGAACCGCGCGGGCCGCCGACGGAGCTGCGGCTCTCGTCCGAGCAGGCCGAGGCGGTCGTTGACGAGGCAGGGTTCGACCTCAAGTCGCTCGCGGACGTCCCGCCCTACGAGTACCACTACGTCTCCGTCTTCGAGGAGGGCTGACCGCGCGTTCTTTGTCCCGGCGGCCGAACGGGTAGTCATGGCTACCCTCGAGGACCCGCTCGAGATCGGCGGGATCGAGATCCCGAATCGCCTCTATCGCGCGCCGCTGCTCGAGTGTGCGGGCAACGGCCCCGACGCCGTCGACACGCTGATCGACGACCTCGAACCCGCCGCCGCGTCGGGCGTCGGACTGCTCTGTCAGGGCGCGACGATCGTCCGCGGCGAGGGCGGGTGCGCCGCGCCGGGGATGACCCGCGTCGACGACCCGAAGTTCGTCTCGAAACTCTCGCGTCTTACCGACCGGATTCACGATCACGGGAGCCGGATCTTCGTCCAGCTCGAGCACGGCGGCCTCCGGAGCATGGAAACCTGGCACGCCGAGTTTCGCGAGCGGAACCCGGGGCTCGAGCAGCTCGCGGTCTCCGAACCGCCCTGGCAGCTTCGGCTGCTAGATCGGCTCGGCTTTCTCTCCTACGACCCGCAGGTCCTCGCCACGGAGGAGGTGTACGACCTCGCGGCCGACTTCGGCCGTTCTGCCGCCTACGCCGCCGACGCCGGCTACGACGGGATCCACCTCGCCGGGGCGAACATGGGGATCGTCCAGCAGTTCCTCTCACCGTTTTACAACCGCCGCGACGACGAGTTCGGCGGCTCGCCCGAGGCGCGACTGCGGTTTCTCGAGGTCGTCTACGGGGAGATCCGCGACCGGGCGGGCGAGATTCCGGTGATAACGAAGGTGCCGGCGGAGACGCCCGCACCGCCCTCGCCGGTGGTCCGCCTGAAGCTCTCGCTCGACGACGGCGTCGAGATCGCCCGCCGACTCGAGAGGATCGGCTACGACGCGGTCGTTCCCGTCCAGACGTCGGTCACCTGGGACATGAGCATCGTCCGCGGGAAGTACCCGTCGCGGGCGTGGGCGAACGAGCCATTGCGCGAGGAGTACGACGCGGCCTTCGGCGGCGCCACCCGTCGGCGGCTGGTCGCAGCCGCCAACTGGGTCCAGTCATTGCAGTACGGCACCGATCCCGCCTGGAACGAGGCGTTCTGCCGACGGGTGCGAGAGGAGGTTTCGGTACCCGTCCTCGCGGAGGGCGGAATCCGCGAGCGCGGCGAGATGGACCGACTGCTCGGCGGCGAGCGCGGCGGAGACAACGACTCGAGCGGCCCGGCCTGCGACATGGTCGGGATGGCCCGGCCGTTCTACGCCGAGCCGCGACTCGGCGCGCGGTTGCTCGAGGACGGTGACGAAGCGGACGAAACCGACGGGCGCGCCCGCGTGCTCTGTGAGAGCTGTAACAACTGCACGGTGCCGCAGGTGACGGGGGCGCCGGGGCTCTGTCGGACGCCCTCGGTGTTGCGAAAGCGCGGCGACCTCGAGCGGGCGGGCGCCTACGAGATCGCCGAGAAAGCCGACGACTGACCCGAGTCAGCCCGTGATCGGACCGCTCGTGAGGTCGGCCAGCGTCGCCTCGAGGGCGTAGTCGGGTGCCTCGAGCGAGAGGAGCGAGTCGTCCTCGAGGCCGGAGAACCGAAGCGTCATCTCGTAGCTGCCGTCGTCGGCGATTCGGGCGATCTCGTGCTGGTCGGCGACGGTGTCGGAAACCCAGACGAACTCGCCGGTGTGAGCGGCGTCGGCGACCCCGTGGAGGGTGTACGCCGGCAGGTCCATAGAGGCGTTGACGCCGTCGGTCGGGTAGTTGTTTTCGCGCCACGGGACGAACCCCTCGTCGATCGCGTACACCTCCTCGAAGCCGTCGTCTATGAGCAAACTCGCACGAATGCCCGCGAGCTGGTGTGGACAGTCACAGTAGGTGACGACGCGGTCGGAGGTGTCCCAGTCGGCGACGGGATCGTCGTCGAAGTCGCCTTCGACGGCCTTCGCCGCCGGCGACAGCGCCGCGCCGGTGATGTGGCTGTCGTTGAACTGGTCCTCGCCCCGCGTATCGACCATGCGCGCCTCCTGGCGTTTGTACCAGTAGAGCGCGTCGTCGATCGGTGCGAGCGGTACGTCGTTGCCGCCGAAGTCCATCGTTTCGTACCCGCTGGTGTCGATCGAGCGCTCCTCGGGAACGTCGTCGGAGTCCGCCGCGTAGCCGTCACCGCTTTCGGGCTCGTCCGCGAGACAGCCGGCGAGGCCGCCGAGTGCGGCCGCCCCGGTCGCGGCGAGCAGCGTCCGTCGGTTCATTTGGAACCCGTAGGGCCGCCCAAATGATATGAGTTCTGGTGAGCGAGTGCGCGCGACAAACCCCTTCGTTTCGAGTGGAAATCGAGAGGCTGCGCTGGGAGGTTGCTCGAGTCGAAGTACGAGAAGTAGTCCCACCAGGATTCGAACCTGGGTCGAAGCCCCCAGAAGGCTTCAGGATTGGCCGCTACCCCATGGGACTGCTGCATCACTGGTTTGGAAACAGGCCTATTTATGATTGTCGGGTTCGGGCGATGACGAGAGGTGAACGGAGTTCGAGTCGGAACCGACACCCATTTTCCCGCCACCCGCACACCTGCGAGTATGTACGTCGGACGATTCCTCGTCGTCGGCCCCGATGTCGGCGCCTACCGCGTCTCCTCGAGATCGTTTCCAAACCGGCAGATCAGCGCCCGCGATGGAGCGCTCACCGTCGGCCCTACGGAAGATGCCCCCGAGACGGACAACCCGTACGTCGCCTACAACTGCCTGCGGGTCGTCGAGACGCCGACCGACGAGGCGGTCGCGTTCGGAAACGGCTCGCACGTCGATCCCATCGCGGAGAAACTCGAGTCGGGCTACCCCGCCCGCGACGCTCTCGCGGTGAGCCTCCTCGCGCTCGACTACGAGAAGGACGACTACGACACGCCCCGGATCGCGGCGACGATCGACGCGGACGGCGAGGCGCTGATCGGCACCGTCCGCCGGGACGCCCTGCTGATCGAGACCGTCGAGGAACCGACGCTCGTGGCAACCTACGAGAAGAACTCGCCGGAGGCGTTCGAGTTCGCCGCCAGCGGGGCCGACGAGGCCGCGAGCGAGGCGTACGGCCTCGAGTTCGACCACGCCGTCTGTGCGGCGGGCGTTTTCCGAAGCGACGACGGCTTCGAGACGGCGGTCGAGAACGGCGACTGAGAGCCAACCTACAAGCGACTGGCGACCCCA
Above is a genomic segment from Natrononativus amylolyticus containing:
- a CDS encoding class I SAM-dependent methyltransferase, whose protein sequence is MSFERTGQPDWDWWGNLFPDPQRLLRDVGVGDGTRVADVCCGDGYFTLAAAEQVGDEPVYATDIDPEMLGRLERLAAERGLTTVEPIEGDARNLPELLPENVDVVLLANVLHGVPEPAALADAVRDVLASDGRFVVINWHDLPREETTVPRGDDDAPEPRGPPTELRLSSEQAEAVVDEAGFDLKSLADVPPYEYHYVSVFEEG
- the cgi121 gene encoding KEOPS complex subunit Cgi121 produces the protein MEALECRLVVGDIDAFVTELGGVGADHGVTVQAVDARYVAGETHLERAVELADRARERGENVARDRAVEILLYAAGRRQIDRALEMGVSEGETDAVVLIATEGGAGDETAAAAAIESLESFGGRIDALGQVDEETLCTFFGITDAERAATDASLEELVCERAALLEVEK
- a CDS encoding NADH:flavin oxidoreductase, translating into MATLEDPLEIGGIEIPNRLYRAPLLECAGNGPDAVDTLIDDLEPAAASGVGLLCQGATIVRGEGGCAAPGMTRVDDPKFVSKLSRLTDRIHDHGSRIFVQLEHGGLRSMETWHAEFRERNPGLEQLAVSEPPWQLRLLDRLGFLSYDPQVLATEEVYDLAADFGRSAAYAADAGYDGIHLAGANMGIVQQFLSPFYNRRDDEFGGSPEARLRFLEVVYGEIRDRAGEIPVITKVPAETPAPPSPVVRLKLSLDDGVEIARRLERIGYDAVVPVQTSVTWDMSIVRGKYPSRAWANEPLREEYDAAFGGATRRRLVAAANWVQSLQYGTDPAWNEAFCRRVREEVSVPVLAEGGIRERGEMDRLLGGERGGDNDSSGPACDMVGMARPFYAEPRLGARLLEDGDEADETDGRARVLCESCNNCTVPQVTGAPGLCRTPSVLRKRGDLERAGAYEIAEKADD
- a CDS encoding IMP cyclohydrolase, with translation MYVGRFLVVGPDVGAYRVSSRSFPNRQISARDGALTVGPTEDAPETDNPYVAYNCLRVVETPTDEAVAFGNGSHVDPIAEKLESGYPARDALAVSLLALDYEKDDYDTPRIAATIDADGEALIGTVRRDALLIETVEEPTLVATYEKNSPEAFEFAASGADEAASEAYGLEFDHAVCAAGVFRSDDGFETAVENGD
- a CDS encoding rhodanese-like domain-containing protein; amino-acid sequence: MNRRTLLAATGAAALGGLAGCLADEPESGDGYAADSDDVPEERSIDTSGYETMDFGGNDVPLAPIDDALYWYKRQEARMVDTRGEDQFNDSHITGAALSPAAKAVEGDFDDDPVADWDTSDRVVTYCDCPHQLAGIRASLLIDDGFEEVYAIDEGFVPWRENNYPTDGVNASMDLPAYTLHGVADAAHTGEFVWVSDTVADQHEIARIADDGSYEMTLRFSGLEDDSLLSLEAPDYALEATLADLTSGPITG